In one Candidatus Nealsonbacteria bacterium genomic region, the following are encoded:
- a CDS encoding glycogen synthase codes for MKILLVGSECAPVAKVGGLADVVGSLPKALKSLRVDVSVILPFYKVVKIKKSKLRLVKRRIPVFFNQKEESFNLWKTFLPKSRVPLLLVENNKYFFGKGVYVESDASSGGSEKEAARFLFLSTASIEIAKMMKADILHCQDWHTALIPYLIKKESYKIKTLLTIHNLGYQGIYKSKAVNKLLGTRFPGKQVNCLKLGILTADFINTVSPSYAKEILTRKYGAGLQKYLKRRKKHLIGIVNGLDLEVFNPKTDPFLKKRYSWKNIKDKSYNKIYLQKKCFKKANLKIPILGIVSRLADQKGFDLIKGIFRYLIKEELQFILLGKGSKKYEKFFQQSVKRFPEKCCVKIGFDEKLAHQIYGGADMFLMPSFFEPCGLGQQIAMKYGTVPVARAVGGIKNTVFPVKIKRNRIKGNGFLFNRYSQKDLFESIKKALGFYEKKDIWKQIQINGMKQDFSWKKSAKKYKSLYKKILD; via the coding sequence ATGAAAATCTTATTAGTTGGTTCAGAATGCGCCCCAGTGGCGAAAGTAGGAGGATTAGCAGATGTGGTAGGATCCCTACCAAAAGCTCTTAAATCACTAAGGGTAGATGTTTCTGTGATTCTCCCTTTTTATAAGGTAGTTAAGATTAAAAAAAGCAAATTAAGACTAGTAAAAAGGAGAATTCCTGTCTTTTTTAACCAAAAAGAAGAAAGTTTTAATCTGTGGAAAACATTTTTACCTAAAAGTCGGGTCCCTCTTTTATTGGTAGAGAATAATAAGTACTTTTTCGGTAAAGGGGTTTATGTAGAGAGCGATGCTTCTTCAGGGGGAAGCGAAAAGGAAGCGGCCCGTTTTCTTTTTCTCTCTACAGCAAGTATTGAAATTGCCAAGATGATGAAAGCTGACATTCTTCATTGTCAGGACTGGCATACAGCTTTAATTCCTTATTTAATTAAAAAAGAGAGTTATAAGATAAAAACCCTTTTAACCATTCATAATTTAGGATATCAGGGGATATATAAAAGCAAGGCGGTAAATAAACTCTTGGGAACAAGATTCCCTGGAAAACAAGTGAATTGTCTTAAGCTTGGAATCTTAACTGCAGATTTTATAAACACGGTCAGTCCCAGTTATGCAAAAGAAATTTTAACCAGAAAATACGGAGCTGGACTTCAAAAATACCTCAAAAGAAGAAAAAAACACTTAATAGGAATAGTAAATGGTTTAGATTTGGAGGTTTTTAATCCTAAAACTGATCCCTTTTTAAAGAAAAGATATTCTTGGAAAAATATAAAAGACAAAAGTTATAATAAGATTTATTTACAGAAAAAATGCTTTAAAAAAGCAAATCTTAAAATACCAATCTTAGGGATTGTTTCCAGATTAGCAGACCAAAAGGGATTCGATTTAATAAAAGGCATCTTCAGATACCTAATAAAAGAAGAACTTCAATTTATTCTTCTTGGAAAAGGTTCAAAAAAATACGAAAAGTTTTTTCAACAGTCTGTTAAGCGCTTTCCAGAAAAATGTTGCGTTAAAATCGGTTTTGATGAAAAATTAGCCCATCAAATTTATGGAGGAGCAGATATGTTTTTAATGCCATCTTTTTTTGAACCCTGTGGCTTGGGTCAACAAATAGCAATGAAATACGGGACCGTCCCTGTTGCAAGAGCAGTCGGAGGAATAAAGAATACGGTTTTTCCTGTAAAAATTAAGCGAAACAGAATAAAAGGAAATGGTTTTTTGTTTAATAGATATAGTCAAAAAGACCTTTTTGAATCAATTAAAAAAGCTTTAGGTTTTTATGAAAAAAAAGATATCTGGAAACAAATACAAATCAATGGAATGAAACAAGACTTTTCCTGGAAAAAATCAGCAAAAAAATATAAATCTTTATACAAAAAAATATTAGATTAA
- a CDS encoding M48 family metallopeptidase, which yields MATLYTQADFNIRKTWILLISFLVFIIFLGWFFSYLLNDNTFLILAIFLSTIQSFVGYWYSDKIVLAMVGAREIKKRDNPELYRLVENVSITAGLSLPKIYIINEAQPNAFATGRDEKHAVIAVTRGLLEKLERTELEGVIAHELAHIGNKDMLLGTVLVVLVGVVALLSRMFLRFSYLNRGGRRERESRGLGVIFIFLGIIGAVLAPVIASLIRLAISRKREFLADATGSLLTRYPEGLARALEKISQDPAPFKKIDNSTAHLYIVNPFKQKNWLTKLFSTHPPVEERIKALRGMEV from the coding sequence ATGGCAACTTTATATACCCAAGCAGATTTCAATATCCGCAAAACATGGATTTTACTGATATCGTTTTTGGTATTTATTATTTTTTTAGGCTGGTTTTTCAGTTATCTGTTGAACGATAACACCTTTTTAATTTTAGCAATATTTTTGAGTACTATTCAAAGTTTTGTTGGTTATTGGTATTCAGATAAAATTGTGCTGGCAATGGTTGGTGCTCGTGAAATTAAAAAGAGAGATAATCCAGAACTCTACCGACTGGTTGAAAATGTTTCTATTACAGCTGGCTTATCTCTGCCTAAAATTTATATAATCAATGAAGCACAACCTAATGCTTTTGCCACGGGCAGGGATGAAAAACACGCAGTCATTGCTGTTACCAGAGGGCTTTTAGAGAAATTGGAAAGAACAGAATTAGAAGGCGTTATTGCTCATGAATTAGCTCATATTGGAAATAAAGATATGCTTTTAGGTACCGTGTTGGTAGTTTTAGTGGGGGTTGTAGCTTTACTCTCGAGAATGTTTTTGAGATTTAGTTATTTGAACAGGGGCGGGAGGAGAGAAAGAGAATCAAGAGGTTTGGGTGTAATCTTTATATTTTTGGGTATTATTGGAGCTGTCTTAGCTCCAGTTATAGCTTCTTTAATCAGATTGGCAATTTCGAGAAAGAGGGAGTTTTTAGCTGATGCTACAGGATCTCTCTTAACAAGATACCCTGAGGGATTAGCAAGGGCTTTAGAAAAGATTTCTCAAGACCCAGCCCCCTTCAAAAAGATAGATAATTCTACTGCTCATTTATATATTGTTAATCCTTTTAAACAAAAAAACTGGCTGACAAAACTGTTTTCTACTCATCCTCCGGTGGAAGAAAGAATAAAGGCCTTAAGGGGTATGGAGGTTTAA